A DNA window from Litorivicinus lipolyticus contains the following coding sequences:
- the cdd gene encoding cytidine deaminase — protein sequence MSLRQLAESARSKAHAPYSNFHVGVALETVDGQTFVGANMENASYPEGWCAETTAIAHMQMAAPGARIKRVLVLGQGEGVLTPCGGCRQRLSEFSSADTLVECTNLKGDTRTFRMDELLPAAFDLDPSH from the coding sequence ATGAGCCTACGTCAACTGGCCGAGAGCGCCCGCAGCAAAGCCCATGCGCCCTATTCTAACTTCCATGTCGGGGTTGCACTGGAAACCGTGGACGGTCAAACCTTTGTCGGGGCCAACATGGAGAACGCCAGTTACCCCGAGGGCTGGTGCGCCGAAACTACGGCGATTGCGCACATGCAAATGGCAGCACCGGGGGCGCGTATTAAGCGGGTATTGGTGCTGGGGCAGGGCGAGGGTGTATTAACGCCCTGTGGCGGCTGTCGTCAGCGCCTGTCCGAGTTTTCGAGTGCCGACACCCTGGTCGAGTGCACCAATTTAAAGGGTGACACCCGAACTTTTCGAATGGACGAGCTACTGCCCGCCGCCTTCGACCTTGACCCCAGCCATTAA